In one Fundulus heteroclitus isolate FHET01 chromosome 3, MU-UCD_Fhet_4.1, whole genome shotgun sequence genomic region, the following are encoded:
- the sybu gene encoding syntabulin isoform X3, which produces MVLFDGKRCFSGSEADFSSSSSTGSLKTKESLTSGSVGKKVSSRCRSSHIRTIPVFKPAGAPSVKHDSELYAPYRTPPRAASSTLSSSCNSSPTSRRVTLGHYRSCGDNHGIRPPNPEQYLTPLQQKEVAIRHLKTKLMESENKVHDRENEIEELKAQLCRMREDWIEEECHRVEAQLSLKEARKEIRQLRQVVETMKNSLMEKDKGIQKYFIDINIQNRKLESLLHSMELAQSGSSLQDEGGLDFMYDSPEGGDKKLLGEEERGNAGAEAMADSGLLVNDEMANREDIFEQIFMSTAVDFSQDSSCRPGPPVESGSVKPALSEDGHLVDASAPPPASPPDLLSSPVTCASSKPCHQNTDKEIQTDLQPISPDLHALLLQLLKFHGASHGGAGLTAPSSLLDFPVLPTSTSTVYQPDSERFYPSMPVGAPDTSTDAVCSDATKSSGFMEELDFGVCEERKFESTRRELVDKRYWSKSFLVDLVAVAAPVLPTVAWLYSRHGVDGSPPVYNIGALIRGCCIMGLHSLRHVARRPNA; this is translated from the exons ATGGTGTTGTTTGATGGGAAAAGATGTTTCTCAG GCAGCGAAGCAGATTTCAGTTCCTCCAGTAGCACTGGCAGCCTGAAGACCAAGGAAAGCCTCACGTCGGGTTCGGTTGGGAAGAAAGTTTCTTCACGCTG TCGCAGCTCTCACATCAGAACGatcccagtattcaaaccagcCGGGGCCCCATCTGTGAAGCATGATTCAGAGCTTTACGCTCCCTACAGGACTCCTCCCAGAGCTGCCTCTTCAACTCTCAGCAGCAGCTGTAACTCCAGTCCCACTTCAAG AAGAGTGACCTTGGGCCACTACCGCTCCTGTGGAGACAACCATGGCATCAGGCCCCCGAACCCTGAGCAGTACCTAACCCCACTCCAGCAGAAGGAAGTGGCCATCAGACACCTGAAGACTAAGCTGATGGAGTCGGAGAACAAAGTCCATGACAG AGAGAACGAGATTGAAGAGCTCAAGGCCCAGCTTTGCAGAATGAGGGAAGACTGGATTGAAGAGGAATGCCACCGAGTGGAGGCTCAGCTGTCCCTCAAAGAAGCCCGCAAAGAGATCCGGCAGCTGCGTCAGGTGGTGGAAACTATGAAGAACAGCCTCATGGAGAAGGATAAAGGAATACAGAAGTATTTCATTGACATCAACATCCAAAACAGGAAACTGGAGTCCCTGCTGCACAGCATGGAGCTTGCTCAGAGTGGTTCCTCCCTCCAAGATGAAGGTGGCTTGGACTTTATGTACGACAGTCCTGAAGGCGGCGATAAGAAGCTGTTGGGGGAGGAAGAGAGAGGGAATGCGGGAGCTGAGGCAATGGCAGACAGTGGGCTGCTGGTGAATGATGAGATGGCTAACAGAGAGGACATTTTTGAGCAGATCTTCATGTCCACTGCTGTGGATTTCAGCCAGGATTCCAGTTGCAGGCCGGGGCCCCCAGTAGAGTCTGGCTCTGTGAAGCCAGCTCTGTCAGAAGACGGACATTTGGTGGATGCATCTGCTCCACCCCCAGCATCTCCGCCAGATTTACTTTCATCCCCAGTAACGTGCGCTTCAAGCAAACCTTGCCACCAGAACACAGACAAAGAGATTCAGACCGACCTTCAGCCCATATCCCCAGACCTGCATGCTCTGCTGCTTCAGCTACTCAAGTTCCACGGGGCATCACATGGGGGTGCGGGTCTCACAGCTCCCAGCAGTCTCCTGGATTTCCCAGTCCTGCCCACATCTACATCCACTGTCTATCAGCCTGACTCAGAACGCTTCTACCCCAGCATGCCTGTCGGTGCTCCAGACACGTCCAccgatgctgtttgttcagacGCTACAAAGAGCAGCGGGTTCATGGAGGAACTGGACTTTGGTGTCTGTGAAGAGAGAAAATTTGAGTCTACAAGGCGAGAGCTGGTGGACAAGCGTTACTGGAGCAAGAGCTTTCTGGTTGATCTGGTGGCAGTGGCAGCCCCGGTGTTGCCCACCGTGGCCTGGCTGTACTCGCGGCACGGTGTCGACGGAAGCCCGCCAGTCTACAACATCGGGGCTCTGATAAGGGGCTGCTGCATCATGGGATTGCACTCACTACGTCACGTCGCTCGCAGGCCAAACGCATAA
- the sybu gene encoding syntabulin isoform X1 has translation MGPFQEYEEKKSPEKGSPRSRIPRLVLHPLRPKDKGSPLSDSLLSEEEGKDCDFSSEHSKRTISTNSFCSDDTGCATSQSVSPSKTPSGSEQSAHGSPTLPERHTKVKRVRVMTESGGEARSAPRHKRELRSALRTRGSEADFSSSSSTGSLKTKESLTSGSVGKKVSSRCRSSHIRTIPVFKPAGAPSVKHDSELYAPYRTPPRAASSTLSSSCNSSPTSRRVTLGHYRSCGDNHGIRPPNPEQYLTPLQQKEVAIRHLKTKLMESENKVHDRENEIEELKAQLCRMREDWIEEECHRVEAQLSLKEARKEIRQLRQVVETMKNSLMEKDKGIQKYFIDINIQNRKLESLLHSMELAQSGSSLQDEGGLDFMYDSPEGGDKKLLGEEERGNAGAEAMADSGLLVNDEMANREDIFEQIFMSTAVDFSQDSSCRPGPPVESGSVKPALSEDGHLVDASAPPPASPPDLLSSPVTCASSKPCHQNTDKEIQTDLQPISPDLHALLLQLLKFHGASHGGAGLTAPSSLLDFPVLPTSTSTVYQPDSERFYPSMPVGAPDTSTDAVCSDATKSSGFMEELDFGVCEERKFESTRRELVDKRYWSKSFLVDLVAVAAPVLPTVAWLYSRHGVDGSPPVYNIGALIRGCCIMGLHSLRHVARRPNA, from the exons ATGGGGCCATTTCAAGAATACGAG GAAAAGAAATCACCTGAGAAAGGAAGCCCGCGCAGTCGCATCCCGCGCTTAGTCCTCCATCCTCTCCGACCAAAGGACAAGGGATCTCCTCTGTCTGATTCCCTATTATCCGAGGAGGAGGGGAAGGACTGCGACTTCAGTTCTGAGCACTCCAAGAGGACCATCAGCACCAACAGCTTTTGCTCTG ATGACACCGGCTGCGCCACTAGTCAGTCTGTGTCCCCCTCCAAAACCCCGTCAGGCTCAGAGCAGAGTGCCCACGGGTCGCCCACACTGCCAGAGCGCCATACCAAAGTGAAGAGGGTGAGGGTGATGACGGAGAGCGGCGGCGAGGCCCGCAGCGCGCCGAGGCACAAGAGGGAGCTGAGGTCGGCCCTGAGAACCCGAG GCAGCGAAGCAGATTTCAGTTCCTCCAGTAGCACTGGCAGCCTGAAGACCAAGGAAAGCCTCACGTCGGGTTCGGTTGGGAAGAAAGTTTCTTCACGCTG TCGCAGCTCTCACATCAGAACGatcccagtattcaaaccagcCGGGGCCCCATCTGTGAAGCATGATTCAGAGCTTTACGCTCCCTACAGGACTCCTCCCAGAGCTGCCTCTTCAACTCTCAGCAGCAGCTGTAACTCCAGTCCCACTTCAAG AAGAGTGACCTTGGGCCACTACCGCTCCTGTGGAGACAACCATGGCATCAGGCCCCCGAACCCTGAGCAGTACCTAACCCCACTCCAGCAGAAGGAAGTGGCCATCAGACACCTGAAGACTAAGCTGATGGAGTCGGAGAACAAAGTCCATGACAG AGAGAACGAGATTGAAGAGCTCAAGGCCCAGCTTTGCAGAATGAGGGAAGACTGGATTGAAGAGGAATGCCACCGAGTGGAGGCTCAGCTGTCCCTCAAAGAAGCCCGCAAAGAGATCCGGCAGCTGCGTCAGGTGGTGGAAACTATGAAGAACAGCCTCATGGAGAAGGATAAAGGAATACAGAAGTATTTCATTGACATCAACATCCAAAACAGGAAACTGGAGTCCCTGCTGCACAGCATGGAGCTTGCTCAGAGTGGTTCCTCCCTCCAAGATGAAGGTGGCTTGGACTTTATGTACGACAGTCCTGAAGGCGGCGATAAGAAGCTGTTGGGGGAGGAAGAGAGAGGGAATGCGGGAGCTGAGGCAATGGCAGACAGTGGGCTGCTGGTGAATGATGAGATGGCTAACAGAGAGGACATTTTTGAGCAGATCTTCATGTCCACTGCTGTGGATTTCAGCCAGGATTCCAGTTGCAGGCCGGGGCCCCCAGTAGAGTCTGGCTCTGTGAAGCCAGCTCTGTCAGAAGACGGACATTTGGTGGATGCATCTGCTCCACCCCCAGCATCTCCGCCAGATTTACTTTCATCCCCAGTAACGTGCGCTTCAAGCAAACCTTGCCACCAGAACACAGACAAAGAGATTCAGACCGACCTTCAGCCCATATCCCCAGACCTGCATGCTCTGCTGCTTCAGCTACTCAAGTTCCACGGGGCATCACATGGGGGTGCGGGTCTCACAGCTCCCAGCAGTCTCCTGGATTTCCCAGTCCTGCCCACATCTACATCCACTGTCTATCAGCCTGACTCAGAACGCTTCTACCCCAGCATGCCTGTCGGTGCTCCAGACACGTCCAccgatgctgtttgttcagacGCTACAAAGAGCAGCGGGTTCATGGAGGAACTGGACTTTGGTGTCTGTGAAGAGAGAAAATTTGAGTCTACAAGGCGAGAGCTGGTGGACAAGCGTTACTGGAGCAAGAGCTTTCTGGTTGATCTGGTGGCAGTGGCAGCCCCGGTGTTGCCCACCGTGGCCTGGCTGTACTCGCGGCACGGTGTCGACGGAAGCCCGCCAGTCTACAACATCGGGGCTCTGATAAGGGGCTGCTGCATCATGGGATTGCACTCACTACGTCACGTCGCTCGCAGGCCAAACGCATAA
- the sybu gene encoding syntabulin isoform X2 — translation MGPFQEYEEKKSPEKGSPRSRIPRLVLHPLRPKDKGSPLSDSLLSEEEGKDCDFSSEHSKRTISTNSFCSGSEQSAHGSPTLPERHTKVKRVRVMTESGGEARSAPRHKRELRSALRTRGSEADFSSSSSTGSLKTKESLTSGSVGKKVSSRCRSSHIRTIPVFKPAGAPSVKHDSELYAPYRTPPRAASSTLSSSCNSSPTSRRVTLGHYRSCGDNHGIRPPNPEQYLTPLQQKEVAIRHLKTKLMESENKVHDRENEIEELKAQLCRMREDWIEEECHRVEAQLSLKEARKEIRQLRQVVETMKNSLMEKDKGIQKYFIDINIQNRKLESLLHSMELAQSGSSLQDEGGLDFMYDSPEGGDKKLLGEEERGNAGAEAMADSGLLVNDEMANREDIFEQIFMSTAVDFSQDSSCRPGPPVESGSVKPALSEDGHLVDASAPPPASPPDLLSSPVTCASSKPCHQNTDKEIQTDLQPISPDLHALLLQLLKFHGASHGGAGLTAPSSLLDFPVLPTSTSTVYQPDSERFYPSMPVGAPDTSTDAVCSDATKSSGFMEELDFGVCEERKFESTRRELVDKRYWSKSFLVDLVAVAAPVLPTVAWLYSRHGVDGSPPVYNIGALIRGCCIMGLHSLRHVARRPNA, via the exons ATGGGGCCATTTCAAGAATACGAG GAAAAGAAATCACCTGAGAAAGGAAGCCCGCGCAGTCGCATCCCGCGCTTAGTCCTCCATCCTCTCCGACCAAAGGACAAGGGATCTCCTCTGTCTGATTCCCTATTATCCGAGGAGGAGGGGAAGGACTGCGACTTCAGTTCTGAGCACTCCAAGAGGACCATCAGCACCAACAGCTTTTGCTCTG GCTCAGAGCAGAGTGCCCACGGGTCGCCCACACTGCCAGAGCGCCATACCAAAGTGAAGAGGGTGAGGGTGATGACGGAGAGCGGCGGCGAGGCCCGCAGCGCGCCGAGGCACAAGAGGGAGCTGAGGTCGGCCCTGAGAACCCGAG GCAGCGAAGCAGATTTCAGTTCCTCCAGTAGCACTGGCAGCCTGAAGACCAAGGAAAGCCTCACGTCGGGTTCGGTTGGGAAGAAAGTTTCTTCACGCTG TCGCAGCTCTCACATCAGAACGatcccagtattcaaaccagcCGGGGCCCCATCTGTGAAGCATGATTCAGAGCTTTACGCTCCCTACAGGACTCCTCCCAGAGCTGCCTCTTCAACTCTCAGCAGCAGCTGTAACTCCAGTCCCACTTCAAG AAGAGTGACCTTGGGCCACTACCGCTCCTGTGGAGACAACCATGGCATCAGGCCCCCGAACCCTGAGCAGTACCTAACCCCACTCCAGCAGAAGGAAGTGGCCATCAGACACCTGAAGACTAAGCTGATGGAGTCGGAGAACAAAGTCCATGACAG AGAGAACGAGATTGAAGAGCTCAAGGCCCAGCTTTGCAGAATGAGGGAAGACTGGATTGAAGAGGAATGCCACCGAGTGGAGGCTCAGCTGTCCCTCAAAGAAGCCCGCAAAGAGATCCGGCAGCTGCGTCAGGTGGTGGAAACTATGAAGAACAGCCTCATGGAGAAGGATAAAGGAATACAGAAGTATTTCATTGACATCAACATCCAAAACAGGAAACTGGAGTCCCTGCTGCACAGCATGGAGCTTGCTCAGAGTGGTTCCTCCCTCCAAGATGAAGGTGGCTTGGACTTTATGTACGACAGTCCTGAAGGCGGCGATAAGAAGCTGTTGGGGGAGGAAGAGAGAGGGAATGCGGGAGCTGAGGCAATGGCAGACAGTGGGCTGCTGGTGAATGATGAGATGGCTAACAGAGAGGACATTTTTGAGCAGATCTTCATGTCCACTGCTGTGGATTTCAGCCAGGATTCCAGTTGCAGGCCGGGGCCCCCAGTAGAGTCTGGCTCTGTGAAGCCAGCTCTGTCAGAAGACGGACATTTGGTGGATGCATCTGCTCCACCCCCAGCATCTCCGCCAGATTTACTTTCATCCCCAGTAACGTGCGCTTCAAGCAAACCTTGCCACCAGAACACAGACAAAGAGATTCAGACCGACCTTCAGCCCATATCCCCAGACCTGCATGCTCTGCTGCTTCAGCTACTCAAGTTCCACGGGGCATCACATGGGGGTGCGGGTCTCACAGCTCCCAGCAGTCTCCTGGATTTCCCAGTCCTGCCCACATCTACATCCACTGTCTATCAGCCTGACTCAGAACGCTTCTACCCCAGCATGCCTGTCGGTGCTCCAGACACGTCCAccgatgctgtttgttcagacGCTACAAAGAGCAGCGGGTTCATGGAGGAACTGGACTTTGGTGTCTGTGAAGAGAGAAAATTTGAGTCTACAAGGCGAGAGCTGGTGGACAAGCGTTACTGGAGCAAGAGCTTTCTGGTTGATCTGGTGGCAGTGGCAGCCCCGGTGTTGCCCACCGTGGCCTGGCTGTACTCGCGGCACGGTGTCGACGGAAGCCCGCCAGTCTACAACATCGGGGCTCTGATAAGGGGCTGCTGCATCATGGGATTGCACTCACTACGTCACGTCGCTCGCAGGCCAAACGCATAA